gatttgaaaagttttataaatctttcattaaaataaaggaATACAATGTGgttgttcatttattttgacCTTTCAAAATGATGTTGAGGTGGGTCACATAAATTAGATACTGCCAAAGCATAACAATTAGtttctaataaaatttatgaagcATGTACAAATggttatattcaattttttaaagaaaatatttgtgtttgtatggataaaaatatgttcatgtatgattgaataaattttatactCACCTTTGCAGAAGGTTTAAGAGgctgaaaagaaatatttttgacGTAAATGATCGTTTGGTCATATATTTTGATGACCACacaaatattatgatatgtttgattataaactattgaagaacaagaaagaaataatatttcCTATAAAGTTTATGGTCATTACAAGAATGAATATTTTATGTGGCAACACAAATTTGTAATTGttgtaaaaagaaataaatttcacatgtaataattttaaccatgaaaacaataataatttcttcttgAAGGAGATGGTCACAATAAgaatgatgttatgaattatgtaatAGTACCAAAAAATTAGTTGAGAGTTTTGTAAGGGCTAATTTGTTATTATCcaaatgaatgaaattgtttcaaaatattggggttgtactaaatctaaaaaaaataagtctttgaggaaataaaagaaaaattatatcaagatcataaattATAAGAAGATTTAATATCCATATTACTACAATTAAAATAggttataaatatgtataagatTACCTATTTTTTCCTCTGttgtatacaaatatgaatatgatgatggaatcacaagcaaaagtaaattaaaagaTTGCTAGAATAAATACCAATTGATATAATTGGTTGGTCATTTCAATTCAAATGTGATATGAAAGAATTGAAAATTCACGTGGCtatatgttgaaaaaaataagaaaaaattaaaaaattctctTTGTATTGCTTGTTTTCATTATAAAATGATTATTGTACCAACTAAGATTTGAATTGTATCTCTTGAAATCATTTGGAACATACAAAATGGTAAATATGGATTCATTCACATGCTATGTTGATCACTtactattaaaattttagtgTATGTATGAattcggagcctaaagggtacaaaatattaacaaaaattttaaaacgctgcctaggcagcaattttttaaaaaaaattaaaatttttaaatcgctgcctacgcagcgattttataaaaaataaaaataaaaatatggaaattgcTGCGCCTAAGCagtgattttcaaaaaaaaaaattaaaaaaaataaattaaagcagcaattttattaaaaatatataaattttttaaagaaagtgGCTTCCAGcgatttttttcaaattttttttttaaaaaaaagttaattaaatggtggcagcgattttatttaaattattattatttttaaatattaaatcgtTGTTAGTATAGCGATTTtcgttttatatatatatatatatatatatatatacatacacacacacactcatgATCATTACTTCAAGAGATCATTATTTCtagagtccggagcctaaatggtacaaaatattaacaaaaatttcaaaacgttatataaaatttatattaaccaaaacggcaaaattgCTGCAACAACagtgattttataaaaaaaatttattaaatatgtaaatcgctcagtgattttaaaaaaaataatttaaaacagcgattttataaaaaaaaaattataaaattttttgaaattcaaatatatagcttataagaaaatatacattattttaaaaaaattaagaacaaGTAAANgtcaacttaaaaaaaaaaaggtgacatGTCAAATtcttacaaaaatattcaaacttttaaaaaattcacaagcatttataaaaaattgtgtCAATTCACATGCAAATAGTGTCAAAGTTACATATtacatctttattttattataaattgattgattacatctttattttattataaattgattgaattgtatttcatatgtaaatagtgtaatttttattttattataaattgacTGAATATTCACATGCAAatagtgtaatttttattttgttatggaTTGATTGAATTCACATGCAAATAGtgtagtttttattttattataaattgattGAATACAATTCACGTGCAAATAGTGTCAAtccataataaaataaaaattacgcTATTTGCATATGAATAttcaatcaatttataacaaaataaaaattacactatttacatgtgaaatacaattcaatcaatttataacaaataaaaatataatatgttaCTTCCCATTTGCAAATAATCACTTTTTTTAAACAAGAATTTATTATTGACACTTTTTACGTATCTACTTCTTTAACTTTTTACCATCTCTCTCCCACTAACCCttcttttcattaatttattattttcttactcttaataaatattttgatatattaaataaaaaaattaataaatatttttgtatcacAATAACTAAAATCGTTTTAAAATTGAGTATAGTAAATATAAGGGCTTAAGTCATCTGCAGCACCTTAAAGTTGTCcacataattcacttagatacCTGAACTAGGACTtatacctattgaacacctaaaTTATCAAGAAATGTGCCTATTAAACACAAAACGCTGATGTGACAAAATAAGTGTATCTCACTGCTGCTGAGCGcttgaatacatttttttaattttttttaaaaatagttataccTACTTTGTTGACACTTGACATGCAttgactaaatatatataaaaaaattgatttaattaaacataaatcttttaaatcataaaaaaaaaaaaaaaacacccccACACTCATCTTCCTTCAACCCACCATTTAAACTACCATCCATTCAATTccccaaaatcccttattttTCCATCCAAAAACAACATGAAGAAATCACTTCTCTTAGCAGCCTCTGTTTCTGCTGCCGCCACCGCCACCGTCTCTTCTGTATCCGAAGTTTGAATTTCTCTTCACAAGGACGATAATTTAAAGAATAATGATAAAGATTGTTCAAAATCGGTGAAAGCATCAACCCACCATtttaaaaacttcaaatttctcTGTCTTTTGttatgattcattttttttcattttctgtaAATAAAGTACCTGTTGaattttcaagaagaagaaaaaatggacCATTTGGAGTTAAAAAATTGACCAATATCtgtacatttttattttcaataacttCAATTGAGCAACTATCACCATTCATAAACTTATTAGAAAtgctataaaatatttgatataattttaatttctttttgttgtcgatttcaaaataatttatcaaggTCGATTATATTTACAAAATCGAGATAGTTGTCGGAGAAATAGCATATAACGAAGAAAATGAAAGAGGACAAAATTTAGTGGATGAATTCGGAATGAGATGGGGTTaggcatttttatttttttttgttatgcaGAGAAATGGTTATTGTGGAACaacagagaagaagaagagaagaacaTGAAGAAAACAGGGCAGTAAGTTAGATGAGGTGGGAGTGAGGTTGGGgagaaagattttttttttccatcaatttaattttttatatgttattaaaGGAAGgaaaatattctttattttttaaaattaaaattatgggCTCATATGTCATGTGTCGTAGTCCTATTCGTAATTTTTATCAAGATAAGGAGTGTGAATTACACGCACAATATTTGTACaggtaattattattttatgtttaatagataaatatttattaatattaaagtgTCTAATTAGGTAAGAGTCTCTGTCCAAATAAATTATGCAGATAACTTTGAGGGACTATCAATGACTTAAGCCTAAATATAAGAGACGAAGGTGGGCGATTTTGGGTATATATACtttgctctttcaattctttcctttcttgattttatctttgaataaaaacaaaagaaaaagagaaattgatTTCGACTATCATTGCTTTCAGcttaaaatttgattataacTCATCcaacattttaattttcttcagGCCTGATGTTTTCTAGTATCAAAAGTAGATACAATTTTTATGGttttcaattattataattCTCAAAGTATTAAACATTGATTTGCAAAAAGTTATTAGTCCTGTTAAgacttttgattttttcattctCTAAATTTGTTGCATATCCACGGTGGTATATCAAAGAACAAAAATACAGTAAAAATCaatatcattattttcataaaattataataaaagaagaaagataataaaaaaaggtGAATCATTGATCAGATAATTGTAGTCTGAATGATTTTTTGGGTCGACATATAAACTTTCCTGAATCGGATATCATCCCTTCAATGattcataacataaacaacaaGTTTTAACCAAAATATTCAAACATTATTTGATCTaaataaaatccagaaaaaattataaaatttcatcaatctataacacataaattaaccaaaaaaaattgaaaaaatgaagtAAACCATTGATCAGATAATTGTAGTCTGAATGATTTTTTAGGTCGACATATAAACTTTCCTGAATCGGATATCATCCCTTCAATGattcataacataaacaacaaatttttaaccaaaatatTCAAACATTATTTGATCTAAACAAAATccagaaaaaattataaaatttcatcaaatcttagatctaaaacacataaattaaccaaaaaaaaattgaaaaaatgaagtAAACCATTGATCAGATAATTGTAGTCTGAATGATTTTTTAGGTCGACATATAAACTTTCCTGAATCGGATTTCGTCACTTCAACGGTTCAGAACAATGCAACTTTAAAAAAGAACAACTAGAAATCGataaaagaacacaaaaatTTCGAAAAAATATGAATAGGCTCAGAAGGATCCATTGGTTAAATGTATAATCACAGAAGGAGAAAATCTCCTTTCAGCAAATAGGTAGATTTTGAGCATCATAGCCTACTGATTCAcacatttcatttcaaaatcagaaacaaaaaaatcaaaaaaaaatcacaaatacCTCAGCATAAACGCACACAAATGGAGATGAAAACGAAGATGATGAACTAATTGTGTTATTGAACGGTATATATAAGTGTTTGGCTCAAcaattagggttagggtttaaggCTCTGTTCCTAATTTGTTAAAAGCCTTTATTGGTCTACGTGGGCTTAGGGTAGAAAAGGCTCGTTTTGGGTTAGATAATGGGCTTGGCCTATCTAGGGTTTGGGCCAATTTTCTCTTTAAATAAGAAGCCCAAATGATAAGCAATTTTGAGTTTTGGGCTAAAATTATGAGGAATTTTCGCAAATAGTCATTACAATAAAGGGAaccttatataaatatacattattaagaaaatatttatcatttacaatagtaatattttttttcacttgatcacttttaatacatttataatgcagttttaatatatattacaaagaacaatttattattcacatataatacaaattttaatgatgaataatacatttatcacacattttaatacacttataatacaatgtaataattttttaccaaacaaacatgatatatttcaaaaacaataataattcatatatattgcataaataattcacttttaatacatattacatatttaacaaagcattgctataaatggtaataaacaaaaagtatcgctaaaatcagtaattatttttttaaatgtattgattcatgtaatttttccaaatatttaccatttatagtaataatattttttttcacttgatcacttttaatacatttataatacagttttaatatatattacaaagaacaatttattattcacatatagtacaagttttattgatgattaatgCATTTATTTAACATAGTgctgctataaatgataataattaaaaagtattaatatatttttaaaaacggTTCACATATGCATTTCTTACAaaacaagcataatatatttttaaaaacggttataatacatatttattacatatataattcacttttaatacatatcgCAAATTTAACATAGTgctgctataaatgataataattaaaaagtatcattaaaatcagtaattatttatttaaagatatCAATGCAAGTAATTGTTCATACAATAAACTTAGTCATGATCTATAGTTATAAATTGCATATTTACGGGTTGAGTTAAAGGTGTCtcctttatataatttttgggTTTGTATAATATGTTGGTGAGTTTGTACAATTCATGGGTATGTTTGTATAATTGAgttgtttttgtataaatttgaaatGACGAATTTATATTAACACAAACATCTGAACTTTAAACggttatacaaattatattatacaaaataacaaaaattaaacaaattatattataccgATTTGGAATTATATAAACTGGAAATCTCAGCCCACGTAATTATTACTAAATGTTCGTTACAAATGAtaactaattaactagtatatatatatatatatatatatatatatatattatatttaatcagGTAATTTCCTCCTTTTTAATCCCTTTAACTTTTCTTGGACCCTCAGAAGTCATATTCCTAATATTTAACAGTTATATTTCAAGGTTTGTTTGCTAAGATTCTCAGTTTCACCTTAGAATTGCTATCATGAAAAATCACTATATTTAAGGCAAGAGAAGGAGTAGGGTCggatataaaatatcaaaaattaaattatggaacaaattgaattttttaataatttgatatttaatatgatattcgggagtaaaattttagaattattgTATTTAGGTTTGGATGAGACATTAAAATCATTTGGTGTTCAATATTTTTTGACTACCAAATTATTTACTTAATGAAGGTCATATATCGACATGTcataattaattagtataagTTCAAAGAGAAAGTTAAATGCTAAACATAAATAACCTAAATACATAAGCTTTTTTTAGTTATGccagtttaatttttttaatgtcttCTTAGTTTTTGATCTTCTATTTTTATCATgcatttacataaaaaaaataaaagtaattggagcaataatattaattttataataaaatcgACTACAAATTCAATACGGTATTACTAAATAtcatactaaattaaaatttatttcatttattattgaGTCACCgaaccaaaatttaaaaattaaatatttaatatctatttttaacTATCAATTACCGAATTactgaattcaaaattttgaaatctcGAACCAAATATCAGACGCCCACCCCTAAGCATGAGGGTTTAGGTCAATTGTTTTGGTCcataatagttatttttttaaggttGTATTGTCACACCTTAATACCATTTTGTTACTGTTTTTAAGGaatatatttactatttttgaGTGGGGCATATTATTGTGTTTTAAAGTAATATATTGTATGATATAAATTGCTACAAAGGCAAGGAGAAATAAATTCATGTGCATCAATCAAAGAAATAGATAGGACTGTCAGTTGAAATTTGCACTGTTGGAAAGTTAAAAAATCAGATTAAATCGAACTAatttagtttttcaattttttagtttagttttgatattatgttttataaaaagtttgatttttttgtttgatgttTAGTGTAAGGTGTTGAAATTTCGGTATATcggaaaatcaaatttttattgtttcGTGATGAGACACATCATCACTtaacatgattttatgtttttaagcGTCTTATACTTCGATTTtgtccttaatttatttttctttcgtatataaaccattttaaagacaccaaatcaaaccaaatcaatGTTGAACAAATCAAATCTAACCGAATTATTTCTATTCGATATTCGGTGCacactttttcaaaaaaaaaaatcgaaaaaacTGAACGCCAACCTTTACTTGAGGGTTTAGTCTACTAGTCACAATTTATTTCTAACAAATAGACttaatttaaaagataattaagCAACTTTTAGAGTTCATCAcgaaacaattaattttttgttgacaAAAAGAATTAGATTACAattttaattagattatttaatACACAATATAACTATACATGGTAGGGATCAATGTCAAACCCCGCTACTTGGGGAGCTCATATCTTAGGTGATGGGagttggaaaaaataaattcagtATTATAAACTATAAGGCACTTAAGTACCATTTCCAAGTATTAAGACGAatgttattaaaaatattacattaaTTAGATATGATTACATTAATCAAAAAATTGTTTAGTTGCCAGTAAATGTCATATTTGACTCTTCTCCGTTATCCTTTTCCTCTATTTTGTCAAATACACGTCTAGATAAGAGACAtgcgttttaaaattttaaaagtcaaaattatatCACAGTAACAAATATCATAATCACACTTAAATCAATCAATTTTAGAAAGCTAATCTTACCTACAAATTTTGATATTAATCAATATCATTAATTTCATGTGCAATTAATGAAAGAAATGGCAATTAGGGAAGGAATTTGTGCTAATTAACCTCCATGAGAGTCTCTAATTAGTattgaaataacttaattattattgttcAACCCTCAACCAAGGACCATGTCAATCTAGCCAATTGTGAACATAAATAGATGAATCACAGGGTTAATTATTCAAAACCATATTCCACAAATTAAACTTATAAATTATTAGATAACTCGATACAATTATCACTAGTAAGaaaacacaaattttttttttgtaaattaaaaacaagagtaaaaaaagaatttgaaaatcaaGTATTATGTATAGAGGTGGACCTATTTCGAGCCAACCTGAATCCAAATCGAAATTCAAACTTTTTGGATATATctgatttgaatttttgaattatgaattgaaCTGTCCCAACTGTCACCTCTACTTGATAGTTATCCTTTACGCTCCAGACTCTCTTAAGGACCATAAAATCTTTCAAGGAGACTTTCTTCATTCTTGTTCCCAATATCAACCTTATTTTGGTTAGCTTTTTCACCTTCTAACTCTCTATACCTATGCAAATACCTCTTCAATGGCTCAACATAATCATCAAACCCTAAATTTGCCATAGCCCAACAAATATCATCTCCGTTCAACGTCTTCCTCTTCTCCTTGTGACATTTCTCCGATGCTTCACTAGTAACAAAGCTTATGAACTCAGACACACATTCTTGCATTGTTTCTTTCCCCTCTTTTGAAATCTTCGCGTTTTGAGGAAGAATATGCTTCATGATTCGTCCCACGTTAGCTATTGGCAAAAACTTATCGTGCTCCTTAAACCCTCCTTCTTCACTCGAGTCAAATGACCCTAATATATTGTTGGTATCAACCATTTTGGGAAACCTAAAAACTCGATCTTGATGATCTCTCAACCATTGTTTACACCCTCTTTATTATAAGCAGAAGTTCGTCTGTATTACGCTAACTTATAATTAATCAAGTGTCAATATTCTATCTTAATATCATCAGAGATTCTACAATATATAAAAGTATTCAGTATTAGTGTGGGGACATAATGTCAAACAAAATTTGTATATAGATAGTACAAAGTTAggtcatattttattaaaagcaCTTTGCTTTAATGAATTATGGATCAAATGGTCCCCTTCCTTCTCCCTTGCTACTAGTTAATGTTTAATCCTTTTCACAAGCTTTAGTTACCACTTACCACATGTCTTAAACAATGCTTCATTTGCTCTTTATAATTATGGACTATATATTACTAGTACAACCTAGTGTAATCAATTGTTGAGGGAATAAAAAGATCATCCAACTAGTGTGATATTATATTAAACAAATATGTCTTAAACAATGCTTGAAAGTTGAAATATTGAAATTTGTGGactaactatatatatatatctatatagtaTGTACctgttttttttgtgtttttttttaccATAAAGTTTACTACAAGACAACACCTAAAAAGAGCCGTTTGAACAGAAATATGAGTCCTACTTGTTGGAGATAATGTTAATCCAATCTTTAGTTCGACGTTTAAGATAATGAAATTATCATTCTATTTATTGCTCGTAAAATAATactgaacaagtaaaaatagacGAAGAGACATATTATAGGTAACTTCAAAGTTGCTTAATTGTTGAAATCATATTATACATTTACATCTCTTCTTTGTCCCTTTCAGAAGTAATAGGGTATCTCATATATATctgcatatatatgtatatatctgcATATATATGAACCAATTTTCTATTTCCTTGAGGAATCTAGCTCAAAAATGCGCAATGACCGACCATCAAGTCCGATATTAAAATTgacactttttaaattttaaacactAAAATAGACCCTCTTTAAAAACACATATCAAAACGGACAGTTCGTACATTTTTGTGCGAACTATAATTAGCAACACTTAACCTCTATCCCCGTTAACTCTCAATTCATCCAAATAATACTATACCAACTTTAAATGTAATTCACTCATAAGCaattccttttatttctttcccGTGTGAATTTatatctctttcttcttcacgtGAACTATATCTCTTTCTTCCTCACGTGAACTATATCTCTTTCTTCCTGACTTAAATCATATATCTTTCTTTCTCATGTGAACTATATCTCTTTCTTTAACAATAAATATGAGTTATTTACACCCTAAACCTCatataatttcacataaaaatgatttttaatgacaattaattaacGTTAATAACTTAATTGatgctaaatatgtatttttagcggcaattagcactctttgtatatgtcctaAAGTCTTTGGCGACACTaaatctaatgacacttaaataATGCTGATAGAAATTTTAATACTCTTTATTTAATGTGTTTATCTATTAACGTTAAAAATTATTGTGATATTCTGTTTGGAAAGTGAAAAGTGATAATGCTACATATGTTTTGGTGGGATAACTGGTCTAGCCTTGTCCCTCTAGTCCTATTATATTAGATTTTTGCCTATGATAATATTCAATTCAAATCAAATCGAaacaaataacaacaaaatcGATAAATCaatacaagtatatataatCCAATGTGGGTTGATGTTTTTTTCTTGGAAAAAGTAGTCAATCAAGAACCATGACCAATTAACCAAAAGGTTAAACCAATGACAATTCACAATGAGGGTAGTCCACGAGACAcactaatttaatttgattccTTACCTGTAATTAACTTAAATCAGAACCAATAATTTGTGtcttattttcattaatttatacaaTCTTTGCCTGCCACATACATCAACTTTGTCGTACATTTATCTTCcactaaatttatttattcatatttttgttaGCTGCCTAAAATAAAGCAAGATTCATATCCTCGTATGTAGTGTCCCAGAGTTTGTGGAATATTGGACGACGACAATTCTGCACTATAAAATAGTCCCAGGTTTAATTTAGGAAAAAAGGTTCGAAATATATTCAGATTTTGACTGAAATTATtgtaacaatttcaaatttCGAGCAAAACCTgttttaatagtgtattttaaagagATATAAGTGTCCAACTTGACaatttactatttataatgaggcaatatttatgatgtctaCGTGGACACCTatatttaaaatacactattaaatagtgcaggtGTCAGGGGCGGACCTATAGAGGGTCAAGTGGGTTCATATGAACCCACTTGGTTGAAAAATAACAccgtatatatatgtatatttgatcagtttttaaaattttatatgtatatattaacttttgaCCCCACTTACACAAGTGTGACCCTTGGCTGAGTGGTGAAGAGGTTTCAATTTTCCCAGCCAGCTTGAGTTTGAATCCCCGTtgtcacattttatttttattttttatatcttgAACCCACTTCGTGAAAATCCTGGGTCCGCCACTGACAGGTGTAAAAGGAACTGCCGAGGATTGTCATAGCGAATTTCGAtcaaagttcaaatatatttcgAACTCTTTTCCTATTTACCAAataatacttttatttatatgacAAAAATATGACCTAGCTAGTTTTGTACCAGCCATACAAATTTGCCTAATTGTCATTGTGTTTTCACAATTATTCTGAATaccacatatatatacatcactATAGTATGATGAACTTGTAACTACCATAAGTTAGTTTAATTCATACAAATTTGAGCTTATTATGGAGCAAAATAGGGATTAGTAGGTCCTTATCCAACAATTTAGGGTTTCAACTTTCAACTCATGATGGATTGTCATTTTccaattcaactttcaactaaTTGTGGATATGATTGAACATTAACAAGTAGGAATTAGGGAGAGGGGGAGGGGACCATTTGATCCATAATTCACTAAAGCAGAGTGCTTTAAATAAAGGctaatatatacttttataaaacaaaaaaaaaggaccTAACTTTGTACTATCAATAAAATTTTGCCTAATGACATCGTCTCTCCATACTAATAcaaaatactttatatatatatataaagtattttgTATTAGTATGGAGAGACGATGTCATTAGGCAAAATTTTATTGATAGTACAAAGTTAggtcctttttttttgttttataaaagtatatattagCCTTTATTTAAAGCACTCTGCTTTAGTGAATTATGGATCAAATGGTCCCCTCCCCCTCTCCCTAATTCCTACTTGTTAATGTTCAA
The nucleotide sequence above comes from Solanum pennellii chromosome 9, SPENNV200. Encoded proteins:
- the LOC107030684 gene encoding nuclear transcription factor Y subunit B-5, whose product is MVDTNNILGSFDSSEEGGFKEHDKFLPIANVGRIMKHILPQNAKISKEGKETMQECVSEFISFVTSEASEKCHKEKRKTLNGDDICWAMANLGFDDYVEPLKRYLHRYRELEGEKANQNKVDIGNKNEESLLERFYGP